The Halorientalis sp. IM1011 genome window below encodes:
- a CDS encoding glycosyltransferase, which yields MTHDDADGEGHSLSVVCSTYRGDDPDELTTALESVFEQTRPPDEVVLVADGPVPSDIDAVIDRFLDAHPSVLRVERLPENRGRGEARRVGVEAASHKLVALMDADDVCAPTRFERQLDFLDEHPDIDVVGSYLSEFVESPDDPVAVREVPPGHEDIAKRARHRNPINQTTVVFRRDMALSAGNYRNVDRMEDYGLWVRMLLEGATFANIPETLVAARAGEGMYRRRGGIDYARAELRLQYEFWRWGFLGPARVLANLCTRVPLRLVPNHVRGAVYELLFRRGP from the coding sequence ATGACTCACGATGATGCCGATGGAGAGGGCCATTCCCTCTCGGTCGTCTGTTCGACGTACCGCGGCGACGACCCCGACGAACTGACGACGGCGCTGGAAAGCGTGTTCGAGCAGACGCGCCCGCCGGACGAGGTCGTTCTGGTCGCCGACGGCCCGGTTCCTTCGGACATAGACGCGGTCATCGACCGGTTTCTCGACGCTCACCCGTCGGTGCTACGAGTCGAGCGGCTTCCCGAGAACCGTGGGCGCGGCGAAGCGCGGCGCGTCGGAGTCGAGGCGGCCAGTCACAAACTGGTCGCGCTGATGGACGCCGACGACGTGTGCGCGCCGACGCGGTTCGAGCGGCAACTGGACTTCCTCGACGAACACCCCGACATCGACGTCGTCGGTAGCTACCTGAGCGAGTTCGTCGAGAGTCCGGACGACCCCGTGGCCGTCCGAGAGGTACCGCCCGGGCACGAGGACATCGCGAAGCGAGCCCGGCACCGCAACCCGATAAACCAGACAACGGTCGTCTTCCGCCGTGACATGGCGCTCTCGGCCGGGAACTATCGGAACGTCGATCGGATGGAGGACTACGGCCTCTGGGTGCGGATGCTTCTGGAGGGGGCGACGTTCGCCAACATCCCGGAGACGCTGGTCGCCGCTCGCGCCGGGGAAGGCATGTACCGACGCCGAGGGGGGATCGACTACGCCAGGGCCGAGCTTCGCCTCCAGTACGAGTTCTGGCGATGGGGATTCCTCGGGCCGGCGCGGGTGCTGGCGAACCTCTGTACCAGGGTCCCGCTCCGGCTGGTTCCGAACCACGTGCGTGGCGCGGTTTACGAACTGCTGTTCCGCCGTGGACCCTAA
- a CDS encoding glycosyltransferase, protein MTPSTLFPTPYCWFKEVPHVLLVRGWVTRDRETADSWVGPVIEQLVRMNTRLSTEVYVAFEALRERLAPYRSSRQTPVSVLPNAVDADLFTPGDGQTAREEIDVPRDEFVVGFVGTFSERHRLSTLLRASAEVDNTHLLLVGDGPRRRELETLAAELGLDSDVTFTGRIPHESVPEYISAFDVGFGVVHPGFPSNPIKCYEYLACERPVLTSTSPEFEFVAAVDAGVALDRVTTVTVADALRTLREKSNEERVRMGKRGCEYVLKNHTWDRVASVLLESATQTTGEEV, encoded by the coding sequence ATGACGCCATCGACGCTGTTCCCGACACCGTACTGCTGGTTCAAGGAGGTACCACACGTTTTACTGGTCCGGGGTTGGGTGACGCGTGACCGCGAGACTGCCGACTCCTGGGTGGGTCCGGTCATCGAGCAACTCGTCCGGATGAACACGCGTCTGTCGACGGAGGTGTACGTCGCTTTCGAGGCACTCAGAGAGCGGTTGGCGCCGTATCGAAGTTCGAGACAGACGCCGGTGTCCGTCCTCCCGAATGCGGTCGATGCGGACCTGTTCACGCCGGGGGACGGACAGACAGCGCGGGAGGAAATTGATGTCCCCCGTGACGAGTTCGTCGTCGGATTCGTCGGAACGTTCTCCGAACGGCATCGACTCTCGACGCTACTTCGGGCGAGCGCCGAGGTAGACAATACTCATCTACTCCTGGTTGGTGACGGTCCGCGTCGGCGAGAGCTCGAAACGCTTGCTGCAGAACTGGGCCTGGACAGCGACGTGACGTTTACCGGACGGATCCCCCACGAGAGTGTCCCAGAGTATATCTCGGCGTTCGACGTCGGTTTTGGCGTCGTCCACCCAGGGTTTCCGTCGAACCCCATCAAGTGTTACGAGTATCTGGCCTGCGAACGACCGGTCCTGACGAGCACCAGTCCGGAGTTCGAGTTCGTGGCGGCGGTCGATGCAGGTGTTGCCCTGGACCGCGTTACGACTGTCACTGTCGCCGACGCGCTCAGGACATTGAGAGAGAAGAGTAATGAAGAGCGCGTGAGGATGGGGAAGCGCGGATGCGAATATGTCCTTAAGAATCACACTTGGGATCGGGTCGCGTCGGTGCTACTGGAGTCTGCAACCCAGACGACAGGTGAAGAGGTATAA